The stretch of DNA TAAAAGAAAATAGTATTGAGTTTATAGAGTTTGGTGGGGTTATTAGTAATCCAATTTTAGGAACAATCCAAGATGCTATAAAAATTGCAAAAAAAGAAAATATTGAAGCTGTTTTAAGTGTTGGAGGAGGTTCTGTACTTGATAGTTCAAAAACAATAGCAGTTGGAACTTTATATGATGGCGATGTTTGGGATTTCTTTTGTGGTAAAAATGCAATAGAAAATGCTTTACCTATTTTTGATATTATAACTTTAGCCGCAACTGGAAGTGAAATGAATGGATATGCAGTTGTTACAAATGAAAAAACAAAACAAAAGTTATCTATTTGGTCTTCATGTATTTATCCAAAAGTGTCAATTATCAATCCAGAACTTCAAAAAAGTGTTTCAAAAGAGTATTTAGTTTATTCTGCTTCTGATATTATCGCCCATAGTATTGAAGGATATTTTACTGCAAAAGTTCAACCCACTTATATGAGCAGAGTTGTTGAATCTATCATAAAAACAGTTATTGAAACAACAGAAATTTTAATAGAAAATAAAGATGATTATAGTGCAAGAGGAGAGTTTGCTTGGGCAGCTACAAATGCTTTAAATGGTACAACAACAGTTGGAACAAAAGATTTTTCTTTTCCAAATCATTTAATAGAACACTCTTTATCAGCACTTTATAATGTTCCTCATGGAGCAGGGCTTTCTGTTGTAATGCCAGCTTGGATGAAATGGTATTATAAACAAAATGAAGCTCAATTTATAAGATTTGCAAAAGAAGTTTTTGGTAAAAATAGTGCATTAGAAGGAATAGAAGCTTTAGAAAATTGGTTTAATAAAATAGGAACACCAACAAGATTAAATCAATTTAATTTGTCAAAAGAGAACATTTCTGAAATTATAGAAAACTTATCAAATCAACAAGAGTTTACAAAAGAAGAATTAAAAGAGATATTATCTAATATGATTTAAAAAGATTTGAATGGATTTTAAAATCCATTCAAATTTAGTAGTTATTTAGCTTTTTTCAGCAAATTTTTTTTCGTTTGTTTTGCTTACAATTAGTTTAGCTATATTATCTGTTGAAGTGGCTATTTCATGAGTTT from Arcobacter lacus encodes:
- a CDS encoding iron-containing alcohol dehydrogenase; amino-acid sequence: MENFSFYNPTKIEFGKDKEKNIGKYLSAYNIKKVLLVYGSQRVKKDGLFDSVTNSLKENSIEFIEFGGVISNPILGTIQDAIKIAKKENIEAVLSVGGGSVLDSSKTIAVGTLYDGDVWDFFCGKNAIENALPIFDIITLAATGSEMNGYAVVTNEKTKQKLSIWSSCIYPKVSIINPELQKSVSKEYLVYSASDIIAHSIEGYFTAKVQPTYMSRVVESIIKTVIETTEILIENKDDYSARGEFAWAATNALNGTTTVGTKDFSFPNHLIEHSLSALYNVPHGAGLSVVMPAWMKWYYKQNEAQFIRFAKEVFGKNSALEGIEALENWFNKIGTPTRLNQFNLSKENISEIIENLSNQQEFTKEELKEILSNMI